The DNA window CGAACGAAACTGTTGACGTACAAATTAAGTTCGAGGTAAGGCTGGTCGGCAGCTAAATCCAGAGGAAACCCAACTAATCCTATTGTCCTCCGAGAAGAAAGAGGTGACATGAAAGAAGTATGGTATCTCCAGTTCTGGGTTATAAcacaaatgtaattaaatagCACACTATATTGACCTAATCAGATAGGAGGGCCATAAATTAGTGGACACATGCTCACTAAAAGGCCCTCTCCTCTCAGCTAGGATGCATCTCTGATCGTTTATCATCTGAAAGGAGCAGGAAGGCAGCCAGCATCTCTCTCTACCTCTTgccccgtctctgtctctcactcacTTTTAATCACAGAGGAAATCACTCCCCCAGGCATGCTCTCCCATCTAATGCTTTACTCTGTGCTTACACGAGGGCCACACGAGCCAAGTGACAGCATGCGCAGGTGGGACACAGAGCGACACAGGGTCTGCACAGTCCTGAACTCAGCTCTGAgctgcatttttaaagtttccatgagcacatgaacacaacacaaaaaaaaacaaaaaaaaaaacacagcccaTGCAAACACCCTGACTGTCAGAAGGTCctgaagaggaaaggaaaatgtACCTCCTCTACGTAGCCTACACAcactatttctctctctctctttctctcacacacgaCCACAAAGATTTCCAGCTGCATGCATTGCGGTGGTGGTGGCAGTGACCTTGTATGGCCCAAACCATGAGCAGCTTTTATCTCAGCGGTGCCGCCGTTTAGGAAGCACAGAGTTCATCAAGAGGAGAAACACGCTCCAAGTTGCACGACACTGAATCTGCCAAAAACTCAGTCGCCTCGCTTGTAACAGTGAACGTTTTAACGGGCGAAAGTGGTGCGTTACCACGAGTTACCGATATTTTCtttggctaaaaaaaatatatatatattacgcGTAATATTATCTAAATAGAAACGAAGCAAAGCGCCTCATCGTCGTGCTCTTATTGCAACAACTAATTGCAGAAAAATATTTTGCAGACGCTGCGCAAACGTTGCAGGACGCCAGGAAGCACatgattaaatttaaacatattcCTGTTTCTTTTGCCAAGTTTTGTCCCCGCAAAATAAAAGGCACCGTGTTCGTCTCAGACAGCTTTGTCTGCGGTGGGTTTCAAAAGAACCCTTCCCACAGACAATAGTCAACAAGTGGACGTCTACGCCGAGTAAAAAGTGCAAATTTACTCTAAAATCAATCATTAACGCCAACTCTCCAGGACACGTGCAGCACAAGTATCAGGCGATGGggccagaaaaataaataaaaatacattagaaGCGCTGAGTACTATGTTgtgattttctgtttaaaaGAGGAATAtgtaagtttttctttttctaattacGCAACAGGTGAAGGCCGTTTTTATTCCTGGAGaatcaaaaaaggaaaagtaaattccaaaaaaaaaaaaaggttaatccTAATGAATAGCCgcgtcatttttaatttttttttttttttttaaatgtacactgATCAAAGTGCATGAATAAATGACTTAACTGGCCACAgatgtcagagctggagctttTATAATTACTCGACTTCGTGCACATGTGTACCGCGCTCCAGTGCAGACTACGGAGAGCTGCCTATGTAATGTGTGTTATATTATGACATTTGAAATTAGCACGTCCTCTTTCTATTTAGATTTCCGTTTCAATCAAAAGGGAAATTACGAGCAGGGTGTGTCGTGTCGCTACAAAGACACGGTGACAAACAGCATGCAAAACTGAACAGAACAAAAATCAACATAATCAGGAGAATatgtttgtttccattcatGGATGTTTATTGATGAATggtatatttattaaattacatttattctgtttgagGGGTTTATCAGGGCGTCTGCCAGTTAACTGTCAGACAACACATTTTACTGAATAGAAATCCAGTGCATGACAAAAAGATAAATGGCTGCATCACGCGATGCTTAATTATTCTGTAACACCGGGAGAACATtaaatttcagttcagttcagttaaacAGTTCACACTTTATTTACTGAATAAGACCCATAGGGTTCTCGCTAAACCCAATTAAGTTCcttaaatgaaaggaaaacacattaacaacGAACTTCTGAAATAACAGATCATTTGATCAACAATTTTGCGGGACAAGTTTAACCCTCATTTATTTCAGGACATGCATCATGATCTGCTTCTGCTCTGTTTCCATCTTCAGCCCCACTTGTTGATCGCAATAATCTATTTAGTGTGTCTGGGAAAAATAGACATATATTTGTTTCTAGTAAATAACCCGAGTCTGATCACCTTAAGTTTCAAAATCAATACTAAGTACAAAGATGCTTTACACAAAGTCATTTTCTCCATATGACTTGTATGAAAGCCGGAAAATGTTGAAGAGTTCGTGGTGATGATGAAAGTGACGAATTAAAGTAGTTGTCCTTTCGTAAAGCAATAGTAAGTAAATCCCAAAAAGGTGAACAATGCAGTTATGGTGTCATACGATCATTGTATACAAgttcacaaaaaaagtaaaaagaaaaaaaaagaaaaacacaacccGTACATGACCAGCATGCATGGCATCACTCACATAAGTGTGTTGGACATCAATGTTCAAACTTCTGCTGAAGCagagtttgattttttttttttcacaagacaGGATGAATGATATGATAATGAGATAATTTATAACAAAATAAacttcaaacaaaaagacaaaacgaaAGTAAATTCACACAAAGTAAAAGCTGCTGAGCCtgaggattattttttttttaatttcacaaaacaaatgataGCTAAAGAGGATAGGATGGATGAACCGCAGAAAGAGACTGTCAGAGCCGACCTATGCAGCAAGACATTGGGCAAGTTTGTGCAGTGAAGTGGACAGAAattctttaaaatatgtgttgcTATCCAGAGTCTTTGAAACAAGCTATTTACGAATAACTTGAAATGGATAAAACATAAAccaaatcaaaaaaattacaatcTGAAATAAAGCACTTtttgaaaatgcagaaaagtgGGAAACTGGTTTAGTCCTCAACTAACGCAGCTTTAACAAGACAACGTTCACACAATCAGGCTTCATCTACTTTTAGCTGCGCAAACTgaaactttctttctttgtgggGCTCGCTTATTAAAACTTTTCTACGCCGAGACTCACATGAAAAACTCCGGGGATGAAGGGTTGTTGTCGCTGCTCGATCCTCCGTTTTCTCTGAAGCCGGTGCTGATCAGCTTCTCGTATTTCTCCTTGTAGGCGTCCCTCTCCCTGGCCAGCCGGGAGATCTCCTGCTTGAGGTGGTCCACCTGCTGCATGAGTTGCGTCTTCTCTCCCTCCAGGACGTGCCGCTGCTGGACCCGCTTGTACCGACAGGACTGGGCATAGCCTCTGTTCTTTAgcgtcctcctcttctgtttcaGACGGATCACCTCTTCCTTGCTCACCCCCCGGAGCTGCCGGTTCAATTCCCGCACCGACATGGTCACCAGCTGCTCGTCCGAGAACCGATCTTCCAAGCGCAGGTGCTGGTGGTTTCCGCCCGGTCCGCCGCCGGACTGCGACCCGGAGGAGGGGTGGTGTGCCCctgagtggtggtggtggtggtgatggtggtggtggtggggagccCCGTTCTGAGCTGCGGCTGCAGCGATAACCGCGGACACCACGGCGGCCGCTGATCCCATCTCCTCCCCGGCCATGGCGCCTCCTGCACCGGCTGCGCCGCCGAACTGCTGCCCTCTGGCATAGCCATCGAAGGTCTGGAGCTGGTGACTGCTGCTGATCAGTGCCTCTACGGCGTCCTCCGGGCTAAAGCCCAGAGCTTCGGGGTTCAACTGCTGTTGGTACCCGGTCATCCAGTAGAAATCCTCCAAGTGCGCCTTCTGTTCGCTCCCTGATCCCGGACTGGGCGCCGAGAAGCTTGGAGAGGGGGGAACCGAGCTGCAAGGCGTGCTCATCGGGGTGGAAGATAGGGATCCCCCGGCGACCAGGCGGCTGCACTGGTTGATGCTGCGATCGGGCTCCACCGGCTCCTTTTTCACTTCAAACTTCATCAGATCGAAGTCATTAACATATTCCATGGCCAGGGGACTGGTGGGCAGGTCGGAGTTGCTCATTGCCAGCTCTGATGCCATCCTCTTGCTGTTGACAGTCCTCCAAAGGGGGTGAGGAGCACCTGTCAAAGTGGGCTGCTGAGACACGCACTGAGCCAGcttgatttctttatttattttcttcaaaaccggaggaaaaagtgaaatttcTCGCACTAATTGCGCAGCGcaggttttggttttgtgagtcgataagttttttttttcttcagtctgtGTTGCACAGACGCATTGGAGCAGCGctgtttcctccctctctcccagcGTGCGGGTGTCTGAGCGCCgctctctctgtttctaccgTTTAACACTTCATGGCTCCTTTTAGGATTAGTGCGCCAATTTGAGGAGGTTCACGTACGTGTCCCGGGCAAATAGTTGCCTTGTGGAGAATGGGGAAAAAACTCCACCCAAGGattgatagatttttttttctaagggaTCAGTCAGCCGACGAGTTAAAAAGCATTGCTTAGTTTTATAGGCGCCCTGACGTCAGGACTGAAATATGAAATTGACTGAGACTCAGCCAATGAGCAGCGCAGTCCCGGGACGTAATTAGCATAATAGTAAAGAAACCAAAGTTTTCAGAATTGCCCAAGCCCGAGAGGAGATTGGCACATGAGActtaatattcattttcatggaaaaagaaagcaagaaggaaaaataaagaaaagacaacagaTTTCGAGGATTACGATTTGAGATGGTGAATACAGCCTACacgtctttattttattttttacaatgaGCCATTATTCTCACACTGcagattttccttatttttctttttaccctaATGAGCTAAAATATCCTTATTCAAGCTGAATTATAATGCCTTTCACGcgtttctttttgttaaattacCGTCTGCTGATTAGTCAGACTTTCTTTAATCCCGACACATATAATGTTTATATAGAATTCTTCACCAGAGTatatcattaatttaattagcaACTCATTAATTAAGGAGTCAAATGAAACTCTTCTCCGACAACATGCCTTGTTTCGCGCAAGTCCCCCTTTCAGCCTGCCCCGCAAAATATGATGGAATTATTATGAGGTATCGACATGGATTTGACCGATCTTCGCCGAGTGATAGATAAATTGTTTATGTAGCTCTTATAGTCGCAGGAATAGATGCCCACATATGAAGCGGATCGTTGAGTGGAAGGggaaagtgtttgaaaagagcACGGCACGGGTCGGGTTGAGTTGCATTGTTTGGAAACCCAATGTCGCCACCTTTCGGTGTAAAATAATACTACACGTGTCTCTCACAATGGACTGTAAACCGATTTTAATGCACGTGTCCCGAGATAATGCATTTACACTAAATGCAAGTGAACACAATAtcccttttttcccctaatGAAACAATCTGCAGTGGCATCATATTCTTGTGTGTCCCACTAAAAGTACACAGTCTCAGTTCCATGTTATGATCACAGCACTGGCGTCTCTTTtcgcatgtgtgtatgtgtatgtgtgtctctctctctctcctggaGCACAGTCCTCTGGAGCGGTGGCACATAAGAACAAACAATAAAGAGGGGCTATACACACAGGACCGGAGAGTAAATAAGAGCACTCTCCCCGGAACATGTCACACGGGGAAGCTTCAGAAAACTACAAAGCCGCCAGCAGATAATCCAACTCCCTGGTGTCTCAACACAAGTAAATATTCTCTTGGTCCCTGTGACTGTTCATGGGGACTTAACGTTAAACAGGAAGGATAAACATCGTGTTTTATTCATTAGAACACACAACAGAGGCCCCTCTGATGCTTTTGAATAAATATTAGCCGGATGAGACGT is part of the Mugil cephalus isolate CIBA_MC_2020 chromosome 10, CIBA_Mcephalus_1.1, whole genome shotgun sequence genome and encodes:
- the LOC125014758 gene encoding transcription factor Maf, translated to MASELAMSNSDLPTSPLAMEYVNDFDLMKFEVKKEPVEPDRSINQCSRLVAGGSLSSTPMSTPCSSVPPSPSFSAPSPGSGSEQKAHLEDFYWMTGYQQQLNPEALGFSPEDAVEALISSSHQLQTFDGYARGQQFGGAAGAGGAMAGEEMGSAAAVVSAVIAAAAAQNGAPHHHHHHHHHHHSGAHHPSSGSQSGGGPGGNHQHLRLEDRFSDEQLVTMSVRELNRQLRGVSKEEVIRLKQKRRTLKNRGYAQSCRYKRVQQRHVLEGEKTQLMQQVDHLKQEISRLARERDAYKEKYEKLISTGFRENGGSSSDNNPSSPEFFMTSRKFLHL